TTCATTTCTTAAATTCATTTTATAAGTAGGTTAAAATTAACACTTTGTTGAAAAAAGAGTGTCGTTGGTATAAATTTAACATTATTTATGCCCTTTTATTTTTTTTTGATAATCCTAACAAATATATTTACGGTCTTCAAAAAACAATAAAATAAAAATTAACCTTATTCTTATGAGTTCAGAAAATGTGCAAACCAAATGGGGGCAGTTTATCTCTTTGATAATCGTGTTCTTCTTTTGGGGTTTTGTTGGTTCTGCCAATGATATCCTGATTCCAGTATTCAAAAAAGTATTTACGTTATCGCAAGTACAATCACAATTAGTAGCGTGGGCATTTTATGCTGCATACTTTGTTGGATCAATTATATTCTTTTTAGTTTCTTTAAAGCTTGACGTACTCCAAAAGTTTGGCTACAAAAGAACACTTTCAGCGGGTTTACTTCTTTCTGCTGTTGGATCATTTTTATTCATTCCAGCTGCAACAATGGAAAGTTTTCCTTTCTTTTTGACCGCTTTATTTACCGTTGGTTTAGGATTTTCTATCCAGCAAATCGTAGCAAATCCATTAGCAATTAAAATGGGAAGTCCAAACACTGGTGCGCACCGTTTAACACTTGCTGGAGGTATCAACTCTTTCGGAACAACAATTGGAGCTATCCTATTAGGAATTGCTTTGTTTGGAATGGGTGACAATAAAAAAACAGCTCTTTCATTAGAAGATATTAAATTACCTTTTATTATTCTTGGTCTTGCTTTTATTGCTGTGGCAATTTTTATGAACTTCTCTAAAATTGAAGATCCTGAAAAAGAGGAAGAAGCTATTATTAAAGAACCTCATAGCAAATTTAATATTCTGGATTACCCACAATTGTACCTTGGAATGTTAGGTATTTTTATTTACGTAGGAACAGAAGTAACGATTATTAGTAATTTACCTGCCCTATTACACACTAGCGAGTTTGGAAATGTACTAGAAGACGCTATCGCTCCATTTATAGCATTATATTGGGGAAGTTTAATGATTGGCCGTTGGAATGGCGGTGTAAACGTATTTAATACTTCAAACTTAGTAAACACGGCACTTAAATTTATCGTTCCTGCTGTAGCATTTGGAGTAATCATTGGAGCTAATATTTTTGCAGCACACGACGTTTCTTCATTTTATATCTACCCAATCTGGATTTTACTATTTATCGCTGTAAGTTTCGTTGGCGGTAAAAATGCTGGAAAAACTTTAATGCTTTTTGGTATTTCAGGATTATTAATGATGGTATTAGGTTTAGTTTGGCCAAATCCAGAAATTGCTAAATTCTTCTTTATCTCAGGAGGTTTATTCTTATCTATTATGTGGCCTTCTATCTTCGATTTAGCGATCGCAGGATTAGGAAAAAACACAGGAAAAGCATCTTCTTTCCTAATTATGATGATTCTTGGAGGTGGAGTTATTCCATTAGTTCAAGGAAGTATCTGCGATTTTGATATTTCTCATCCAGGAGGAATCTTCGGAATTACATGGACACATTTCTCTTATATAGTACCGCTTCTTGGTTTTGCATACTTAGGGTTCTACGGATTCTACTGTCCTAAAATCTTGAAAAAACAAGGTATCAACCACGTTGAAGGCGGTGGTGGCGGACACTAAAAAAATTAAAACTCCAATATAAAAAAAATCCAAATTCCAATTTTACAAAACGGAATTTGGATTTTTTTATACTATGCAGGACAAAACCTTAATAAATTAGTATCTCAGCATCATAGAAACTTATTTTGCTTTAATAACATTTTCAAGATTCTTTTTAAAAACAACCTTATTTTGCGCCGAAATAGAATAAACCACATCTTTATCCGCATGAACAATTACCTTGTCAATATCAGCCTTTAAAAGCGCTTGCGGGTCTTTTATTTTCAAAGTGCAGGCGCCGTCAAAGAAACCGTCATCCTCAATAATCTTTTTGGCTTCAATAACAGTTCCGTCACTTAAAACTGCCGAAATCGTCATTTCCTTATTCAAAGTTTTAGAATAAAAACCATCCATTACCAAAAGTAATCTATAACTATTTTTCAGCTCCGGGCCTTTAAATTCATGTCGCGTGATATTATATCGAAGACCTTTTGCCAGACTTTGAAATTTAATCGTACAATCTAATTCGTAAGTTGCCACATCGCCGGCATCATTAACCGAAGTAATCACTTTTGCCTGAGCGTTTATTAAAAAACTAACAAAAAAACACGACATAATCAATAGTACTTTCATATTCAGCTATTTAAGATTCATATAAAAGTAAAAAAAATCGCCTCTTCTCGTTAGAAAAAAGACGATTTTAATTTTGTAAGTATCTAAGGATTACTTGTTTCCTTTCTCAAAGTCAGCTACGAATTGCGCTAAACCGATATCTGTCAATGGGTGTTTCAACAATCCGTAAATTGCAGAAAGCGGTCCAGTCATAACATCTGCACCAATTTTAGCACAGTTTACAATATGCATAGTATGACGTACAGAAGCTGCTAAAATTTGAGTTTCGTAACCGTAGTTATCATAAACCTCTCTAATTTCTTGAATCAAGTTCAATCCATCTGTAGAAATATCATCTAAACGGCCTACAAAAGGAGAAACATAAGTAGCTCCAGCTTTAGCAGCCAAAATAGCTTGTCCCACAGAGAAAACAAGAGTTACGTTAGTTTTAATTCCTTTATCAGAAAAATATTTTGCCGCCATAACACCTTCCTTAGTCATAGGAAGTTTTACAACGATTTGGTCGTGTAATTCAGCTAACTCCTCACCTTCTTTTACCATTCCTTCAAAATCTAGCGCATTTACTTCAGCACTTACGTCACCTTCAACAAGATTGCAAATATCAACATAATGCTTTAGGATATTATTTTTTCCAGTGATTCCTTCTTTCGCCATCAATGATGGATTAGTAGTTACACCGTCTAAAACACCTAAAGCTTGTGCTTCTTTAATCTGAGCTAAATTAGCTGTGTCTATAAAAAATTTCATAATTATTTGTTTAATTAAAAATGGTTTGTTCGTATTTATATTTTGCGATTTTTTTCTTCAAGCAAAACACCTAAAGAAAATCTAGCTGCAAAATTACAAAATCAATATCAATAACGTTTTTAAAATCAAAACCATTTTGAAATTAATTGTTAAAAATAAGTGTGTTTTTTACATTTTTTAACAGACAAATACCTTTTGTATGTATTTTCTTTAAATAAGGAAAAAATTCTAATTTAATACTATTCCTAAATTCACATCAGAACAATTACTTAGAATTATTCCTATTCATTTCTTTCAATTCATCCCTAATTTCTTCCAAAACCTTTAAAGTTTCTTCTTTATAAATTTCCGAATTATTGATTTTATCACTTACAGATCCCAAAATTCTACGAATAACAAACCAAATAATCAGTAAAACTAAAACACTAAAAATGACTGGTAAATAATCCGAAAAATTTTTCATAATTCTATAATTTATAATGGTTCATTAACATTTTCTCATAAACTTTATCTGGAAGCGCGCGTTTTAAAACAATCGAAAACTTTTGCATAAAAGCCCCGACTTTGTAATGCACATTTGGCTTTTTAGTTTCAATAATTTTATAAACCGCTTCTGCCATTTCATTTGGATCACTTCCTGCATCAACATGATCATTCATAGTTGCCAAAATACCGCCATAAACCTTTTCATAAGCCGAATCTTTAATCACTGGTGCATGATAACGTCCTGCCGCAATATTAGTTGCAAAATCTCCAGGCGCTACATTGGTAATTTCAATACCAAAAGATTTTACTTCCATTCTCAAAGCCTCAGTAATCAATTCCAAAGCTCCTTTTGATGCCGAATAAACGCTTCTATATGGAAGTCCCATATAACCAGCAATAGAAGTAATATTGATAATCAAACCTGAATTTTGTTTACGCATTTGCGGTAAAGCAGCCTTCATAACTTCAATCGGGCCAAAGAAATTTGTCTCAAAATTATTTCGGATTTCTTCCGTTGGAATTTCTTCCAAAGGCCCAGTAATACCAACTCCAGCATTATTGATTACGATATCTAATTTGCCAGAAGTTTCAATAATTTTAGAAATAGCATTTTGAATCGATTCCGAATTTCTAACATCCAAAGCAACCAAAGGAAAAACAGAATTTAATACTTTCTCAGGATTTCTGCTTGTACCGTACACAACGAAACCTTTTTGATGTAAAAATTCACCAATAGATTTTCCAATTCCAGATGATCCTCCAGTAATTAAAACGACTTTATTCATTTTTTAAGTTATGAGTTTTTGGGTTATGAGTTATAAGTTTTGGGAATTCGGCTTATTTTGAGTTACACTCAACTTCTAACCAACACCCCTCTAACTTCAGCTAGGGTAAAAATAAAAAAATCCTCCTAAAAGGAAGATTACAAATTAAATTAATTCTAAAAAAAATGGCAAGCGACCTACATCGCACCGCTCAACCGCGTACCCTTGCTATGTTCCCATCCTGGGGGAGTCTGCAGGAGCTGGTCGTGTAGGACTTGCCGGTGCAAATATACAACCTTTTTATATTTTTGCAAGAGCTTTGCTGCTATAAAAATATCATCGTATATTGCATTATTCAAATTTTAAACTATGAAAAAACATAACTTCCTAGGTGTCATTTTATTAGGAATCACATTAATTGGGTGCGGAGATAAAAATAAAACTGAAAATTCTTTATTTACTATCGATGATTCTGCTTTTCCAGCACATTTTACGCAAAAAGAAGCGCTTACAATCGGAATTTTAAACCCAAAATCTAAAGAAATTGACAGTGTTGCCTACTTCATAAATGACAAAAGAGTTGGAGGCACAAAAGGTTCTCAAGAATTTAGATTTGAATTAATAGATCAAAAATTAGGTTATCAATACTTAAAAGCTACTGTCTACTTTGATGGAAATTCTTCTGATGCTACTAAAAGAATCGAAGTAGTCTCTGATGTACAGCCAAAAGCATTAAAGTATAAATTGGTTAATACTTATCCACACGACAAAAAGGCTTTTACTGAAGGTTTTGAATTTTATAATGACACTTTATATGAAAGCACTGGACAAGAGGGAGCTTCCTTCATTAAAAAATACGATTATAAAACGGGTAAAGTTTTTAAACAAATCGATCTTGACCAGCAATACTTTGGAGAAGGAATAACTTTTATAAACGGTAAATTATTTCAATTAACTTATAAAAACAAAAAAGGTTTTATCTATGATGCCAAAACATTAAAACTGGAAAAAACTTTTGACTATGAAAAAGATATAGAAGGCTGGGGAATGACAAACGACGGCAAATACATTTACCAAACTGACGGAACGGAAAAAATTTGGAAAGTAGATCCTGCAACTCAAAAAATGATTGATTATATTAACGTTTATTCAGGAGATTCAAAAATCAAACAAGTCAATGAAATTGAATGGATTAACGGGAAAATTTATGCAAACGTATGGTTTAAAGATGCAATCGCTGTTGTAAATCCTGCAAATGGAGCTGTTGAAGGAATTTTAAATCTATCAGACCTGCGCAAATCGATGAACGACATCACAAAAGACGATGTTTTAAATGGAATTGCTTACAATCCTAAAACTAAAACTATTTTTGTAACAGGTAAAAACTGGAGCAAAATGTTTGAAATAACAGTTACAGAATAAATCAAAAACAAAAAATCAAAAACACGAATTTCACAGATTACACGAATTAGTTCGTGATAATTTGTGAAATTTGTATTTTATAACAATACTTACAAATGATTACTTTAATCAAAAACATACAAGAACTACTTCAGGTACGTGAAACTTCAGTTAATAAAGTTTCTGGAGCAGAAATGGCAGAACTTCCAACCATCAAAAATGCTTTCTTAATTTTAGAAGACAATCTTATTGCAGATTTCGGATCAATGGAAAATCTTCCTGAAACTAAAGCAGACAAAATAATTGATGCAACTGGAAAAGTAGTTCTCCCCTCCTGGTGTGACAGTCATACGCATATTGTATACGCAGGAAATCGTGAACAGGAATTTGTAGACCGCATTAACGGATTATCTTATGAAGAAATTGCCAATCGTGGAGGCGGTATTTTAAATTCGGCTAAAAAATTAAATGAAACTCCTGAAGAAGAAATCTACGAACAATCGAAAATTCGTTTAGAAGAAGTCATGCATTTAGGAACTGGAGCTGTTGAAATAAAATCGGGTTACGGTTTAACTGTTGATGGCGAACTCAAAATGCTTCGTGTTATTAAAAGACTTTCAGAAAACTATCCTGTAGCAATAAAAGCAACTTTTCTTGGAGCGCATGCTTTTCCAACTCATTATAAAGAAAACAAAGCAGGATATCTGGACGAAATCATAACTAAAATGCTTCCAGAAATTTCTAAAAACCAGCTTGCTGATTATGTTGATATATTCTGCGAAAGCGGTTATTTTTCAGTAGAAGAAACTGAAAAAATAATGGAAGCTGGAATCGCATTTGGATTAAAACCGAAAATTCATGTCAATCAATTCAACTCTATCGGTGGTATTCAGGCTGGGGTTAAATTTAATGCACTTTCTGTCGATCATTTAGAAATTATGAACGCTGAAGATATTGAAGCCTTAAAAGGAACCGAAACGATGCCTGTAGCTTTACCTTCCTGCTCTTACTTTTTAAGCATTCCGTACACGCCGGCACGTGAAATGATCAAAGCGGGTTTACCTATAGCATTAGCCACAGATTTTAATCCTGGTTCTACTCCATCTGGAAATATGAATTTTGTTGTTGCTACAGCCTGTATCAAAATGAAAATGACACCAGAAGAAGCTATCAACGCCGCGACAATAAACGGCGCTTATGCCATGGGACTTTCAGAAACACACGGAAGCATTACAAAAGGTAAAAAAGCGAACTTGATCTTGACAAAACCTATTTCTTCCTTTTATCAGATTCCATACGCTTTTGGAAGCAATTTAATTGAATCGGTTTTTATTGAAGGAAAAATTCTAACCTAACAATAATCCATAAAAAAAGGTCTGTGAAATGCACAGACCTTTAATATCTAAGTGGTATTTAATCCCTTTGGCAGCTTATCTTAAGCTGAAACTAGTTTTAGAAACTAATTCATCATTATCAAAAACATTGATAAAGTAAGTTCCTTTAGCGAAATCTTTTCCTGGTAAATCTTGTACAACATTTACAGATTTGTTTTCGTATTGTACGGTAGTTTTAAAACTGTAAGTTAATGTGTTATCACCAAAATTTTCAGTTTTCTTATCTCCTAAAACATTATTTTTAGCGTCGATAACTTGTACATAATACGTTTTGTCACCAGATTTTGCAATTTGATTCTCAGCAATTGTAAAACTTACTTTTAAAACATCAGCACGGCTAGCTTTATCAGTTTCAATTTGTTTTCCTGAGCTTCTTAATTTGTAAGCTGCAGTTTTTGTGTTCAAAATAGATAATTTAGAACCTCTTTCTACTGTTTTAGCTAACTCTTCGTTTTGACCAACTAATACTTCGTTGTATTTTTTAGATTCTCCTAAAACCACAATTGTACTATCTCTTTGAGTAGTTAAAACACCATTTTGTTTTTTCAACTCATCATTTTCAGCAACCAAAGTTTTCATTTTGCTCTGCATTGCCTGAACTTGAGATCTGTATTTAGAAACATCTCCTTTAGACTTATTTAAATCATCCATTAAAGCAACTACTTTATCTCTTTCTTGGATTAATTCGTCAGACATAGAAGTATTTTCTGCAATTGCAGCATCATAAGTAGCTTTTAACTCCTGTAAATCTTTCATTACAGATTCTTTCTCTGTCAAAGTTGTGGTAAGTTCCGTTTTAACTACCTCTGTATCAGAAGATAATTTAAAAATATACACTAAGCTACCAATCAGTAGGACTGCTAAAACTGCGATTATCGCTTTTAGACTTGAATTGTTGTTCTTTGGGTTTTCCATATTTAAAAAAATTTTCTTTAATAACAAATTTAAGAATTAATATAAGGTAATAACGTAAGTTTCTACAATTATATTATTTTTGGAAAATAAATTTTTTTAATGGAGAAATTAATCCCTTTCACTATAAATGATTTAGCAAAAGTCACAAATCATCGAAGCGGTGAATTAAAGTTTGGAGAAAAAATGATTGTCATCCCCCCAGGAGCCGACAAAGTTAATTTCCTAAAAGAAAGTGAAGCTAAATATGTCCTTCTTGGAATTCCAGAAGATATTGGTGTTCGTGCCAATTATGGAAGACCTGGAGCAGCTTCAGCATGGCAGTCTGCTATAAAAAGTATTGCCAACATTCAGCACAATCGATTTTGCAAAGGAAGCAACATTATCATTTTAGGACACATTAATGTCGCTGATGAAATGCGCGAAGTCGAGAATCTTGATTTTAACGATATTGATGATCGTTCCAAATTAAGCCAGCTGGTTGAAAAAATAGACAAAGAAGTTTCTCATATAATTTTTACTATAATTAAAGCTGGAAAAACTCCAATTATCATAGGCGGAGGCCATAACAATGCTTATGGAAATATCAAAGGAGCTGCTTTAGCAAAAGGAAAACCTGTAAACGCCGTTAATTTTGATGCACATTCTGATTTTAGAATTTTAGAAGGAAGGCATAGCGGTAACGGATTCTCTTATGCTTACGAAGAAGGTTTTTTAAAAAAATACTTCATTTTTGGGCTTCATGAAAACTATACTTCAAAAAGCGTTTTAGACATCATTAAAAAACTCGAAGATCGAGTTCGCTACAACACTTATGATAGCGTCAATATTAGAAAAGAAAAAGACTTTAACAGAGAAATGATTACTGCTCTGGATTTTATTAAAAATGATGCTTTCGGAATTGAAATTGACTTAGATGCTATTCCAAATATTGCCAGCAGTGCTATGACCATCAGTGGTTTTTCTGTTGAAGAATTGAGACAATTTGTTTCTTTTTTCGGAGAACATAAAAACGCCGCTTATCTTCATATCTGCGAAGGAGCACCTGATCTAGACAATGCTCCAAATAATAATTTAATTGGAAAATTAATTGGTTATTTAGTGACTGATTTTATAAAAGCAAACATAGAACAAGACTAATTAGCAGATTTATTAAACTTACAAACAAAGTGGTTTTGCCAAATAAAAGCCAATTCAAATAAACCATTGGCCGAATAAAACTATCTTTGCACGTCATTTTAGCACCTATAGCTAAAATACTTAATATATAAGATATGTTATTCGAAGATTTATCACTTTCAAAAAGTATACAAAGAGCCGTATTTGAAGAAGGCTATTTAAATCCGACTCCCATTCAGGAAAAATCTATTCCTGTTGTTTTAGAAGGCCGTGATTTAATTGGCTGTGCGCAGACAGGAACAGGAAAAACGGCGGCATTTGCCATCCCTATTATACATCAATTACATCGAATCGTAGGCTCATCAAAAAAAGCGAAACAAATTCGTGCGCTTGTAGTTACACCTACACGTGAATTAGCAGTTCAAATCGGACAGAGCTTTGACACTTATGCCAAATATACCAATTTAACACAATTGACTATTTTTGGTGGCGTTTCACAAAATCCTCAAGTTGACACTTTAAAAAATGGAGTTGATATTTTGGTAGCTACTCCCGGTCGTTTACTTGATCTTCATAAACAAGGTTTCTTAGATTTAAATCATCTGCATACTTTAGTTTTAGACGAAGCCGACCAGATGTTGGATATGGGTTTTATAAACGATGTCAAAAAAATTGTAAAACTTACACCAAAAAATAGACAGACACTGCTTTTCTCTGCTACAATGCCAATTGCAATTCGCGAGCTAGCTGAAATGTTTTTGCAGGATCCAGAAAAAGTAGAAGTTTCTCCAGTTTCGTCAACAGCCGAAAAAGTAGAACAGCGTGTTTATTTTGTTGATAAAACCGAGAAAAGAAACTTGCTATACAGCTTAATTAAAGAAGAAAATTTATCAAACGTACTTGTTTTTTCTAGAACAAAACATGGCGCAGATAATGTTGTAAAAGCGCTTCGTAAAAAAGACATTCCTGCAGAAGCAATTCACGGAGATAAATCTCAAAATGCCAGACAAAGAGTTTTAGATGCTTTTAAAAACAAAGAAGTTGGCGTTTTAGTTGCAACAGATATTGCTGCACGAGGAATTGACATTGAACAATTGCCTTACGTAATCAATTTTGATCTTCCGAACATTCCAGAAACTTATGTACACCGTATTGGCCGTACAGGTCGCGCAGGTAATGGCGGAATTGCAATTTCTTTTTGCGGTAAAGATGAATTACCTTATTGGAAAGACATTCAGAAATTAATAAAGGTCGATGTAAAAACAATTTCAGACCATCCGTATCAATGGCATTCAGGAAGTCCTGAAGCTGGAGAAAAACCTAAAAGTTCAAACAGAAGCGGTGGTGCTCATAAATCGAGAAAATCCAATTCTTCTAAGAAAAATAAAAAGCGCTGGTACTAAACAGCGCTTTTTTCTTTTATTAAGTAATTAATTATCTTAAACAATTTAACTGGCTCAAAAGGCTTTATAATAATATCATTCATACCAGACGAAAGTGCTTCATCTGTTATCTCATCTTTATCAAAAGCTGTCAAAGCCACAATTGGAGTATCTATTCCTGCCAAACGAATTCTTTTTGTAGTTTCAAAACCATTCATCAAAGGCATATTAATATCCATTAAAATCAAGTCAAAGACTTCATCTTCTAGAATTTTAAGAGCCGCATAACCATCATCAACTACTTTACAAGCATAATTATTCTTTTCGATAATCTTTTTTGTCACTAGCTGATTAATCAAGTTATCTTCTACAACTAAAATCTTATAAATTTCACAAGAAGTCAAATCAACTTCAATCTCATCAATAATACTTTTTGTCTTCGCAAGATCATGCTCAAACGCAATTTCAAACGAAAATGAAGTCCCT
This portion of the Flavobacterium panacagri genome encodes:
- a CDS encoding MFS transporter; translated protein: MSSENVQTKWGQFISLIIVFFFWGFVGSANDILIPVFKKVFTLSQVQSQLVAWAFYAAYFVGSIIFFLVSLKLDVLQKFGYKRTLSAGLLLSAVGSFLFIPAATMESFPFFLTALFTVGLGFSIQQIVANPLAIKMGSPNTGAHRLTLAGGINSFGTTIGAILLGIALFGMGDNKKTALSLEDIKLPFIILGLAFIAVAIFMNFSKIEDPEKEEEAIIKEPHSKFNILDYPQLYLGMLGIFIYVGTEVTIISNLPALLHTSEFGNVLEDAIAPFIALYWGSLMIGRWNGGVNVFNTSNLVNTALKFIVPAVAFGVIIGANIFAAHDVSSFYIYPIWILLFIAVSFVGGKNAGKTLMLFGISGLLMMVLGLVWPNPEIAKFFFISGGLFLSIMWPSIFDLAIAGLGKNTGKASSFLIMMILGGGVIPLVQGSICDFDISHPGGIFGITWTHFSYIVPLLGFAYLGFYGFYCPKILKKQGINHVEGGGGGH
- the fsa gene encoding fructose-6-phosphate aldolase, encoding MKFFIDTANLAQIKEAQALGVLDGVTTNPSLMAKEGITGKNNILKHYVDICNLVEGDVSAEVNALDFEGMVKEGEELAELHDQIVVKLPMTKEGVMAAKYFSDKGIKTNVTLVFSVGQAILAAKAGATYVSPFVGRLDDISTDGLNLIQEIREVYDNYGYETQILAASVRHTMHIVNCAKIGADVMTGPLSAIYGLLKHPLTDIGLAQFVADFEKGNK
- a CDS encoding SDR family oxidoreductase codes for the protein MNKVVLITGGSSGIGKSIGEFLHQKGFVVYGTSRNPEKVLNSVFPLVALDVRNSESIQNAISKIIETSGKLDIVINNAGVGITGPLEEIPTEEIRNNFETNFFGPIEVMKAALPQMRKQNSGLIINITSIAGYMGLPYRSVYSASKGALELITEALRMEVKSFGIEITNVAPGDFATNIAAGRYHAPVIKDSAYEKVYGGILATMNDHVDAGSDPNEMAEAVYKIIETKKPNVHYKVGAFMQKFSIVLKRALPDKVYEKMLMNHYKL
- a CDS encoding glutaminyl-peptide cyclotransferase, producing MKKHNFLGVILLGITLIGCGDKNKTENSLFTIDDSAFPAHFTQKEALTIGILNPKSKEIDSVAYFINDKRVGGTKGSQEFRFELIDQKLGYQYLKATVYFDGNSSDATKRIEVVSDVQPKALKYKLVNTYPHDKKAFTEGFEFYNDTLYESTGQEGASFIKKYDYKTGKVFKQIDLDQQYFGEGITFINGKLFQLTYKNKKGFIYDAKTLKLEKTFDYEKDIEGWGMTNDGKYIYQTDGTEKIWKVDPATQKMIDYINVYSGDSKIKQVNEIEWINGKIYANVWFKDAIAVVNPANGAVEGILNLSDLRKSMNDITKDDVLNGIAYNPKTKTIFVTGKNWSKMFEITVTE
- the hutI gene encoding imidazolonepropionase — encoded protein: MITLIKNIQELLQVRETSVNKVSGAEMAELPTIKNAFLILEDNLIADFGSMENLPETKADKIIDATGKVVLPSWCDSHTHIVYAGNREQEFVDRINGLSYEEIANRGGGILNSAKKLNETPEEEIYEQSKIRLEEVMHLGTGAVEIKSGYGLTVDGELKMLRVIKRLSENYPVAIKATFLGAHAFPTHYKENKAGYLDEIITKMLPEISKNQLADYVDIFCESGYFSVEETEKIMEAGIAFGLKPKIHVNQFNSIGGIQAGVKFNALSVDHLEIMNAEDIEALKGTETMPVALPSCSYFLSIPYTPAREMIKAGLPIALATDFNPGSTPSGNMNFVVATACIKMKMTPEEAINAATINGAYAMGLSETHGSITKGKKANLILTKPISSFYQIPYAFGSNLIESVFIEGKILT
- a CDS encoding formimidoylglutamase, which produces MEKLIPFTINDLAKVTNHRSGELKFGEKMIVIPPGADKVNFLKESEAKYVLLGIPEDIGVRANYGRPGAASAWQSAIKSIANIQHNRFCKGSNIIILGHINVADEMREVENLDFNDIDDRSKLSQLVEKIDKEVSHIIFTIIKAGKTPIIIGGGHNNAYGNIKGAALAKGKPVNAVNFDAHSDFRILEGRHSGNGFSYAYEEGFLKKYFIFGLHENYTSKSVLDIIKKLEDRVRYNTYDSVNIRKEKDFNREMITALDFIKNDAFGIEIDLDAIPNIASSAMTISGFSVEELRQFVSFFGEHKNAAYLHICEGAPDLDNAPNNNLIGKLIGYLVTDFIKANIEQD
- a CDS encoding DEAD/DEAH box helicase, with the protein product MLFEDLSLSKSIQRAVFEEGYLNPTPIQEKSIPVVLEGRDLIGCAQTGTGKTAAFAIPIIHQLHRIVGSSKKAKQIRALVVTPTRELAVQIGQSFDTYAKYTNLTQLTIFGGVSQNPQVDTLKNGVDILVATPGRLLDLHKQGFLDLNHLHTLVLDEADQMLDMGFINDVKKIVKLTPKNRQTLLFSATMPIAIRELAEMFLQDPEKVEVSPVSSTAEKVEQRVYFVDKTEKRNLLYSLIKEENLSNVLVFSRTKHGADNVVKALRKKDIPAEAIHGDKSQNARQRVLDAFKNKEVGVLVATDIAARGIDIEQLPYVINFDLPNIPETYVHRIGRTGRAGNGGIAISFCGKDELPYWKDIQKLIKVDVKTISDHPYQWHSGSPEAGEKPKSSNRSGGAHKSRKSNSSKKNKKRWY